One genomic window of Biomphalaria glabrata chromosome 9, xgBioGlab47.1, whole genome shotgun sequence includes the following:
- the LOC106051317 gene encoding leucine-rich repeat and IQ domain-containing protein 3-like — protein MVSIPDWARFAQLIDTKQQDSQNLLNKFYKQKETEVMKHALESGYIFVATKEALSSHCIDQNPEENDVTKFRLISLAGIHIRNLGDIWCCTNLTICLLSNNYLTKIDSLAHCKHLIKLDLHSNQLITVPGLNFWSHLRNLQILYLHDNPLGKFEILKNLSSCSYLTLLTLYDTPLALKKNYRHHVVNSIWTLKALDHFVISDEEIIEDAVFNGRFQALSPPFRIILCPPTYANPTYSTELEGIKGIMMKVNRILAKHSPVLIVQRCIRGFLVRKRLCRLHALGGLKLKEVFPPPGTPIYLKDQVKTSLLGVNIDYDTYMKNRRPGSLVPEETFRTMQSEEMPSMVSNKSLIVINMDKLEEDMLSSLQADTVAMEKLLADKQKIGLPHNSPKESSIKKAKKSDIKSKFSRIKNQKHFFGPVVFNDSLDDSEDEESIPFNSFRLKGQTEKCIIADATTEMILNKKESGKMVREAETERMTKAFFETKPKVERPNFLTNEQRFFNRAQGTMGLSCLMAVQKAYNEREKAEKAAAKIENILGLREERLRSQDRVNMYREQRRLQVLKARDLERSLIMEQIEKHELEKINFLDKQQERKVRSSDVNKQSRSNQTFVVDFNSQHTSVSKALLRHDRQARWEDSHSNRRNQVTNVKLTELEQQDVVKNYMEHRQLMRQTETSVAKAALGTKMLAEANERMMDARNRVAQLKARQSSIQAYYPVRPSTIPLSS, from the exons ATGGTGAGCATACCAGACTGGGCTAGGTTTGCTCAGTTGATTGACACTAAACAACAAGATTCACAAAATCTTCTCAATaagttttataaacaaaaagaaactgaGGTTATGAAACATGCTCTAGAAAGTGg atatatttttgtgGCTACAAAAGAAGCATTGTCATCTCACTGCATTGATCAGAATCCAGAGGAGAATGATGTCACCAAATTCAGACTTATTTCACTTGCTGGTATTCACATCAGAAACTTGGGAGATATCTGGTGCTGCACTAACTTAACCATATGTCTTCTCTCTAATAACTATTTGACTAAAATTGATTCACTAGCCCACTGCAAACATCTGATAAAACTAGATCTTCATTCAAATCAG CTAATTACAGTTCCAGGCCTGAATTTCTGGAGCCATTTACGAAACCTACAAATATTATATCTACATGATAATCCTTTGGGGAAGTTTGAAATATTAAAGAATCTCAGTTCATGCAGTTATTTGACTCTACTTACACTTTATGATACTCctttggcattaaagaaaaaCTACAG ACACCATGTTGTGAACAGTATTTGGACACTCAAAGCTCTTGATCATTTTGTGATTTCTGATGAAGAGATAATTGAAGATGCTGTTTTTAATGGCAGGTTTCAAGCATTAAGTCCACCATTCAGAATCATCCTTTGTCCACCAACTTATGCT AATCCAACCTACAGCACAGAGTTGGAGGGGATCAAAGGAATAATGATGAAGGTGAATAGAATACTTGCCAAACATTCTCCTGTGTTGATTGTTCAGAGGTGTATCAGGggttttttagtcagaaaaag ACTATGTAGGCTACATGCTCTAGGTGGTCTCAAACTAAAAGAAGTATTTCCTCCACCTGGGACACCAATTTATCTGAAGGATCAAGTCAAGACATCACTTCTTGGAGTTAATATTGATTATGACACTTACATGAAAAATCGTCGTCCAGGCTCATTAGTTCCAGAAGAG ACTTTCAGGACCATGCAATCGGAAGAAATGCCATCCATGGTCAGTAACAAAAGTCTCATTGTTATCAACATGGATAAACTTGAGGAGGACATGCTGTCTAGTTTACAAGCAGACACAGTTGCCATGGAGAAATTACTAGCAGACAAACAAAAGATTGGACTTCCTCATAATTCTCCTAAAGAAAGTTCCATCAAAAAGGCAAAAAAATCTGACATA AAATCTAAGTTCAGTCGaatcaaaaatcaaaaacatttttttggtcCTGTTGTGTTCAATGATTCCCTAGATGACTCTGAAGATGAAGAGTCCATACCATTCAATAGCTTTAGACTAAAAG GGCAAACTGAAAAATGTATTATTGCTGATGCTACCACAGAGATGATATTGAATAAGAAGGAGTCTGGTAAAATGGTAAGGGAAGCAGAAACGGAGAGAATGACAAAAGCATTCTTTGAAACAAAG ccaaaAGTTGAACGACCCAATTTCCTGACTAATGAACAAAGATTTTTCAATAGAGCCCAAGGTACAATGGGTTTATCATGTTTGATGGCTGTTCAGAAAGCTTACAAT gAAAGAGAAAAAGCAGAAAAGGCTGCAGCCAAAATAGAGAATATTCTTGGCTTGCGAGAAGAAAGATTACGGTCACAAGACAGGGTCAACATGTATCGTGAGCAGAGACGACTTCAAGTTCTCAAGGCTCGAGACCTGGAGAGGTCATTGATAATGGAGCAGATAGAAAAACATGAActtgaaaaaataaacttcCTGGATAAGCAACAAGAGCGTAAA GTTCGAAGTTCTGATGTGAACAAACAGTCTAGGTCAAACCAAACATTTGTTGTAGACTTCAATTCCCAGCATACATCTGTGTCTAAAGCTCTTCTCAGACATGACAGACAGGCTAGATGGGAGGACAGCCATTCAAACAGACGGAACCAAGTGACCAATGTTAAG ttAACTGAACTGGAGCAGCAGGATGTTGTGAAAAATTACATGGAACACAGACAACTgatgagacagacagagacttCTGTGGCCAAAGCTGCACTTGGAACCAAGATGTTGGCTGAAGCTAATGAGCGCATGATGGATGCACGCAACAGAGTGGCTCAGTTAAAAGCTCGTCAATCTAGCATCCAGGCTTACTACCCTGTCCGTCCAAGTACTATACCTTTAAGTAGCTAA
- the LOC129928079 gene encoding uncharacterized protein LOC129928079 isoform X1, whose protein sequence is MSSLKRKLDFSVSLLTKLSIGNKFSSSSSNVIVIVLIVANISALSHTKWPKTNYYLFVNFCVNIGLCSCSIVETIYESSVLFIPNSRNIQTTECFNKITKTNYFYTLMTSQSQPSALSCPASLVQTVTRSRGFQSMSQDNKKATETVLPDHLTVHAAHITEVHNVPLHILIRPIPSILDEEKVKSLMETIESEEVQNVVPPIDILWIKGRLGGDYYYSFGGCHRYEAYKKLKRETIPCKIFKSTIEDLRSYLGSSTPDLL, encoded by the exons ATGTCTTCATTAAAACGTAAATTAGATTTTAGTGTATCTCTGCTTACGAAACTTAGCATTGGTAACAAatttagtagtagtagtagtaatgtAATAGTAATAGTACTAATAGTCGCAAATATTTCAGCCCTAAGTCACACTAAGTGGCCAAAGACAAATTATTACTTGTTTGTGAATTTCTGTGTTAACATAGGCCTATGTTCATGCAGCATTGTTGAAACTATTTATGAAAGCAGTGTATTATTTATTCCAAATTctagaaacattcaaactacagaatgtttcaataaaataaCCAAAACTAATTATTTCTATACGTTGATGACTAGTCAAAGTCAACCAAGTGCTCTGAGCTGCCCAGCTTCCCTTGTACAgacagttactagatctagaggctTTCAAAGCATGAGCCAAGATAATAAAAAAGCAACTGAAACAGTTTTACCAGATCACTTAACTGTCCATGCTGCTCACATAACGGAAGTTCATAATGTTCCACTACATATTCTAATACGGCCAATTCCTTCAATACTGGATGAAGAGAAAGTTAAGTCACTTATGGAAACTATTGAG TCTGAAGAAGTACAAAATGTAGTTCCACCTATTGACATTCTGTGGATTAAAGGGAGACTAGGAGGAGACTACTATTACTCCTTTGGAGGATGTCACAGATATGAGGCTTATAAGAAGCTCAAGAGAGAGACAATTCCTTGCAAGATATTTAAATCTACCATTGAAGATCTGAGGTCCTATTTAGGCTCTTCAACACCTGACTTGTTATGA
- the LOC129928079 gene encoding sulfiredoxin-1-like isoform X2 — protein MTSQSQPSALSCPASLVQTVTRSRGFQSMSQDNKKATETVLPDHLTVHAAHITEVHNVPLHILIRPIPSILDEEKVKSLMETIESEEVQNVVPPIDILWIKGRLGGDYYYSFGGCHRYEAYKKLKRETIPCKIFKSTIEDLRSYLGSSTPDLL, from the exons ATGACTAGTCAAAGTCAACCAAGTGCTCTGAGCTGCCCAGCTTCCCTTGTACAgacagttactagatctagaggctTTCAAAGCATGAGCCAAGATAATAAAAAAGCAACTGAAACAGTTTTACCAGATCACTTAACTGTCCATGCTGCTCACATAACGGAAGTTCATAATGTTCCACTACATATTCTAATACGGCCAATTCCTTCAATACTGGATGAAGAGAAAGTTAAGTCACTTATGGAAACTATTGAG TCTGAAGAAGTACAAAATGTAGTTCCACCTATTGACATTCTGTGGATTAAAGGGAGACTAGGAGGAGACTACTATTACTCCTTTGGAGGATGTCACAGATATGAGGCTTATAAGAAGCTCAAGAGAGAGACAATTCCTTGCAAGATATTTAAATCTACCATTGAAGATCTGAGGTCCTATTTAGGCTCTTCAACACCTGACTTGTTATGA